In one Leishmania braziliensis MHOM/BR/75/M2904 complete genome, chromosome 32 genomic region, the following are encoded:
- a CDS encoding putative serine/threonine protein kinase, whose translation MYIQSCLNQSNRNNMSLSMSLQKQKDANADEGDYADGRRIMIHNPLKGHLFSCSSDSSLDNSIYQPELIVAAPSSAQKASSDLGNRLDATLGFCGEETAQGLVAEQVEGPCDEKRVNLIEVRAIDSDDEPSSLEEQEPQVCCTLSSLPTFASIMCLGAIVVGLLGFLPFYVVGVQSNSRTTEYLLREVMTSAVAITQDSLSMLPAFVRIVTFNYMKRHNTTLEETDLAEDPDQLLASLLMVLARFDTSISYLRLIYEGGLYTSAGYTDLSPADGDQMQKLYGGYSCTQNTVPLLEVYKDSITVVEPPKVLGYFDFHHEITHMGSAMNQIVKTWAANPQNNTRWLPASDNASSTYFNFVMPFTVNGTLGYCEAGALSNVIIREATALATFLREHGSIFLVDATRNILVGNSWGQSIQNRVEDSTSGSAIYVPTRIYEITEPIIRAAMKVVNESGSLTEVLKSRNTTLITFPFKGNNALLNLTRVTDTYGLDLVLGVVALRGDFKKSFSTARTAAITVTVLVVVIAAVAAMMIVWFVVREMKRLIPQLIRASNLEVSHSDKEHRVQGWLAYITEIRCIHEAFVRVERSLREMRTFVPAAVMTLAPSDDSHSDVDLADGKTRRVRTRFNANIVKDNTNEFSRVDVAMVLVDVHRAVDTTEACFIMDIISQRAEEYTGYIESVSSSSFFVNFGTQSQNPLVVSKICRFAFEVHRSMPESIRSRVVCFAVRMPFLVGTCGARHSKARVVFDTQRMLDISKVLWDIGCHVASTTDTLSHFATSSAQIPWYRIDCVRFPDEVSQVTLCELRDPWSSLQDNANMPKKMGDGLSKMCKGEYKEALMIFDSAHSENVQLKRLRQICVDRVASGDTTKYIHLIQDVYVLDTTSSSQEDMVMGGGAAMFDYDAGVSIDVATSTSGMGDPFKETPVFARSFRGSIAGMPPPVLAQPVAHASFPVAHQAAPTRKSKTSLTPSVTTGGETPELSHLTERAVTTAMGPRELSAGAPLVAGVNGSDPGFPPFHPQISDATTVAASVPGSSPPWGVQDDTESETPSFLTNAFVFESSVVSTDALGAAVQGGDEPQVLRDVNQHEWQVSLYPIGSGAFSFIYLGMSDDGVQVAIKRIPRLHRGIKEEEMVSEVCTCAKLRHPNIVPYISCCVTQSYLAIIMEYMPGGSLHDIIDNFGKLPRTVVRRFMLDIVNGLAYLHESTTHGDVKPHNILLGVDGVCKLSDFGSASDKLTEVCCVDEDRLMRGTAVYISPEGARNLPLTSASDIYSLGISFLEMVLGRLPWKWADDERTDALPLRHNHEFVQCLTANAIVVDIPDDLDNDMRELALASCAENPENRPTAQELLSFAFLI comes from the coding sequence ATGTACATCCAGTCCTGCTTGAACCAAAGCAACCGCAACAATATGAGCCTGTCGATGAGCTTACAGAAACAGAAGGACGCGAATGCGGACGAGGGGGACTACGCCGACGGCCGGCGCATCATGATTCACAACCCGCTTAAGGGCCATCTCTTTAGCTGCTCCTCGGACTCCTCACTTGACAACTCCATCTACCAGCCAGAGCTGATTGTGGCAgcgcccagcagcgcacaaaAGGCGAGTAGCGACCTCGGCAACCGCCTTGATGCAACGCTTGGTTTCTGCGGCGAGGAGACGGCGCAAGGGCTGGTCGCTGAGCAAGTTGAGGGCCCATGTGACGAGAAGCGCGTGAACCTGATTGAGGTGCGCGCAATCGACTCGGACGACGAGCCGTCCTCGCTAGAGGAACAGGAGCCACAAGTGTGTTGCACCCTTTCCAGTCTTCCTACCTTTGCTTCCATCATGTGCCTCGGTGCCATTGTTGTGGGTCTGCTAGGCTTCCTTCCCTTCTACGTCGTCGGCGTCCAGTCGAACTCGCGCACCACGGAATACCTCTTAAGGGAAGTCATGACGAGTGCAGTCGCCATTACGCAAGACAGCCTGTCAATGCTTCCCGCCTTTGTGCGAATCGTGACGTTTAATTACATGAAGCGCCATAACacgacgctggaggagacggaCTTGGCCGAGGACCCAGAtcagctgctggcgtcgcTTCTCATGGTTCTCGCTCGCTTCGACACATCCATTTCATATTTGCGACTCATCTACGAAGGCGGTCTCTACACGAGTGCCGGGTACACGGATCTGAGCCCGGCAGATGGGGACCAGATGCAAAAGTTGTACGGCGGTTATAGTTGCACGCAGAACACAGTCCCATTACTCGAAGTGTACAAGGATAGCATCACCGTTGTTGAGCCGCCCAAGGTCTTGGGTTACTTTGACTTCCACCACGAAATCACGCACATGGGAAGCGCCATGAACCAGATCGTGAAGACGTGGGCAGCGAACCCGCAAAACAACACGCGCTGGCTGCCAGCATCTGACAACGCCAGTTCGACGTACTTCAATTTTGTGATGCCTTTTACTGTAAACGGCACCCTTGGCTACTGCGAGGCTGGTGCCTTGTCGAACGTGATCATTCGAGAAGCAACTGCCCTCGCCACTTTTCTGCGCGAGCACGGCTCTATCTTCCTAGTGGACGCCACGCGTAACATTCTTGTCGGTAACAGCTGGGGCCAATCAATACAGAATAGAGTGGAGGACAGCACGTCTGGCTCAGCCATCTACGTCCCTACTCGCATCTACGAAATCACTGAGCCCATCATTCGTGCTGCCATGAAGGTGGTCAACGAGAGCGGTAGCTTGACGGAGGTGTTAAAGAGCAGAAATACAACCCTCATCACCTTTCCTTTCAAGGGCAACAATGCACTTCTGAACCTCACAAGGGTGACGGACACGTACGGCCTGGACCTCGTTCTTGGCGTCGTGGCTCTTCGGGGGGACTTTAAGAAGTCTTTTTCTACTGCGCGCACGGCGGCCATCACGGTGACAGTTCTGGTGGTTGTGattgctgctgtcgctgcgaTGATGATCGTGTGGTTTGTTGTTCGGGAGATGAAGCGACTCATCCCACAGCTCATCCGCGCATCCAACCTTGAGGTGTCCCACAGCGACAAGGAACACCGTGTGCAAGGCTGGTTGGCGTACATTACGGAGATTCGCTGCATTCACGAGGCCTTTGTGCGCGTTGAGCGGAGTCTTCGGGAGATGCGCACGTTTGTTCCTGCGGCCGTCATGACACTGGCACCGTCTGACGACTCTCACAGCGATGTGGATCTCGCTGACGGTAAGACGCGCCGTGTCCGTACTCGCTTTAACGCTAACATTGTCAAGGACAACACAAACGAGTTTTCGCGCGTGGATGTCGCGATGGTGCTGGTGGATGTGCACCGCGCAGTGGACACGACTGAGGCGTGCTTTATCATGGATATCATCTCGCAACGCGCCGAGGAGTACACCGGGTACATCGAGTCCgtcagctccagcagcttcttTGTCAACTTCGGCACCCAGTCACAGAACCCGCTCGTCGTGTCGAAAATCTGCCGCTTTGCGTTCGAGGTGCACCGCTCCATGCCGGAGTCCATTCGCAGTCGCGTCGTCTGTTTTGCTGTTCGCATGCCGTTTCTTGTCGGCACCTGTGGCGCGCGGCACAGCAAGGCCCGTGTGGTGTTTGACACGCAGCGAATGCTCGACATTTCGAAGGTGCTCTGGGACATTGGTTGCCACGTCGCCTCCACGACGGACACCCTCTCGCACTTCGCCACGAGCAGCGCGCAGATCCCGTGGTACCGCATTGATTGTGTGCGCTTCCCGGACGAGGTTTCGCAGGTGACCCTTTGTGAGCTGCGTGACCCGTGGTCGTCGTTGCAGGATAATGCGAACATGCCTAAGAAGATGGGCGACGGTCTCTCGAAAATGTGCAAAGGTGAGTACAAAGAGGCGCTCATGATTTTTGACTCTGCACATAGCGAGAACGTGCAACTCAAGCGACTGCGCCAGATCTGCGTGGATCGCGTCGCCTCTGGCGATACGACCAAGTACATCCATCTCATCCAGGACGTCTATGTGCTGGACACCACTTCCAGCAGCCAAGAGGACATGGTGatgggtggcggtgccgcgaTGTTCGACTACGATGCCGGCGTCTCTATCGATGTGGCGACGAGCACCAGTGGGATGGGCGATCCGTTCAAGGAGACACCGGTCTTCGCACGCAGTTTCCGCGGCAGTATCGCGGGGATGCCACCCCCAGTGTTAGCGCAACCCGTGGCACACGCTTCATTTCCTGTCGCGCACCAGGCCGCACCCACCCGCAAATCGAAAACGTCACTGACGCCATCTGTGACGACTGGCGGTGAGACACCCGAGCTCTCGCACCTCACCGAGCGGGCTGTGACGACTGCCATGGGTCCCCGCGAGCTCtctgcaggtgcgccgctggTTGCTGGAGTCAACGGCTCGGATCCTGGTTTCCCCCCCTTCCATCCGCAAATCTCTGACGCGACGACGGTGGCAGCCAGCGTGCCTGGGAGCTCCCCTCCGTGGGGCGTGCAGGACGACACCGAGAGTGAGACACCGTCTTTTCTCACGAATGCCTTCGTCTTCGAGTCCTCTGTGGTCTCGACGGACGCTCTTGGTGCGGCTGTGCAGGGCGGGGATGAGCCACAGGTTCTGCGGGATGTGAATCAGCATGAGTGGCAGGTCTCCCTCTACCCGATCGGCAGTGGTGCCTTTAGTTTCATCTATCTGGGTATGTCAGACGATGGCGTGCAAGTGGCAATCAAGCGCATCCCCCGGCTGCACCGCGGCatcaaggaggaggagatggtcTCGGaggtgtgcacgtgcgccaAGCTGCGTCATCCCAACATTGTTCCCTATATTTCCTGCTGCGTGACTCAGTCGTATCTGGCGATCATTATGGAATACATGCCAGGCGGCTCGCTGCACGACATCATCGACAACTTCGGCAAGCTTCCTCGCACCGTGGTGCGTCGGTTCATGCTCGACATCGTGAATGGCCTAGCGTATTTACATGAGTCAACGACGCACGGTGACGTGAAGCCGCACAACATTCTTCTTGGCGTGGACGGCGTATGCAAGCTCTCCGACTTTGGCTCCGCCTCGGACAAGCTCACGGAGGTCTGCTGCGTCGATGAGGACCGCCTGATGCGCGGCACGGCCGTGTACATTTCACCTGAGGGTGCACGCAACCTTCCACTGACCTCCGCCTCCGACATCTACTCACTCGGTATCTCTTTTTTGGAGATGGTGCTGGGCCGCCTGCCGTGGAAGTGGGCCGACGACGAGAGGACAGACGCGCTCCCGCTGCGACACAACCACGAGTTTGTGCAGTGTCTCACCGCCAATGCCATCGTCGTTGACATTCCCGACGACCTCGACAACGACATGCGCGAGTTGGCCCTGGCGAGCTGCGCTGAGAATCCTGAGAACCGACCCACTGCCCAAGAgctgctctctttcgcttttctGATTTGA